From one Culex quinquefasciatus strain JHB chromosome 3, VPISU_Cqui_1.0_pri_paternal, whole genome shotgun sequence genomic stretch:
- the LOC6046876 gene encoding mitochondrial import inner membrane translocase subunit Tim22 — MIVLPKPPNPEDQPSGTQQPPSTSGIFFPNADLDEVARHFIGNNFRFRENIIIPKMYGVVQIKTNEEKLVEAAFESCAFKSLMSCVMGYGLGAAIGLFSSSVNPNIADPLAAEKQQTAREIFREMRAATHSYGKNFAVIGAVFAAVECVIESKRGVSDWRNGTYAGAVTGGLIGLRAGVKAGIVGAAGFAAFSTVIDYYMRHR, encoded by the exons ATGATAGTTCTTCCAAAACCTCCAAATCCGGAGGATCAGCCGAGTGGAACCCAGCAGCCGCCCAGTACAAGTGGAATATTTTTCCCGAATGCAGATCTTGACGAGGTGGCCAGGCACTTTATTGGAAACAATTTCAG ATTCCGCGAGAATATCATCATCCCAAAAATGTACGGCGTGGTTCAG ATCAAAACCAACGAGGAAAAGCTGGTGGAGGCCGCGTTCGAGAGTTGCGCCTTCAAATCGCTCATGAGCTGCGTCATGGGGTACGGGTTGGGTGCGGCCATCGGACTGTTCAGCTCCTCGGTGAACCCGAACATCGCGGACCCGCTGGCGGCCGAGAAGCAGCAAACGGCGCGCGAAATCTTCCGGGAGATGCGCGCCGCCACGCACTCGTACGGTAAAAACTTTGCCGTGATCGGGGCGGTGTTTGCCGCGGTGGAGTGTGTGATCGAATCG AAACGAGGCGTTTCCGACTGGAGGAATGGAACGTACGCGGGAGCGGTTACCGGAGGGTTGATTGGTTTGAGAG CTGGTGTGAAAGCGGGAATTGTTGGCGCAGCCGGTTTTGCAGCATTTTCCACAGTCATCGATTACTACATGAGGCATCGGTAA
- the LOC119770148 gene encoding uncharacterized protein LOC119770148, producing the protein MPPKPKPVVPADCVVCGEAKGDDVETVECEACRLWAHLACAGESGKVENYFCPKCSQSLQVPKTRKNAKKPKSDAGTTSGAADLPKDVLEQLELERVEREKKLAQEVMIRMKRIEMEKVFAEQELRMERELQEREFTAANEVRALKLKMEQEFLDRQKAAEEEFLAKQKEMKKLINKSKQKLEKAAVDPPAGKGEGAGAGSTDTPKGILGKPKIPVPKLSDSDPDSSGDESDEKEDPTTPVSGSREVSDGPGKPATKLTKEQLAARQAMSRHLPKFSGEPEVWPLFISSFKYTTEACEFTNVDNLKRLVDCLEGPALTLVQGRLVLPDAVPDVIEDLRHMFGRPEKLLRALLQKVRNAPAPTSENLDTFIHFGITIKQLCDHLEVSGMKDHLNNPMLVQELVERLPTSHQLDWVRYRRGKVNTPLRMLSDFLSELVEDVSEVAEFAALSLQEPTKAHGGKGKRNEFVHLHEATKEKAAGGRTSMACYVCKQTNHLIRNCSEFRGMRVPERMKTVERLKLCTVCFSSHGNSACHSKMRCQIGNCREQHHPLLHREETARQFQRVDCNTHKVDGGVIFRTIPITMYAGSKAFNTLAFLDEGSSSTLMEEYVANKLGLQGKLEPLVVSWTAEIDRHENQSRRVSLTLAASGSREMFQLENVRTVSKLQLPQQDVRFAEVQKRYGHLAGVQVAEQVKEKPTILIGLDNIHLFAPLESRVGQQGEPIAVRSKLGWTVYGPDTPKLMEHTFLNLHVVKPASNQELHDMMRDQYVLDEAGVASFAVPESAEEQRAKKILETTTKRTGERFETGLLWREDERRFPDSYPMATQRLQALERKLDKNPALKQNVCQQIAEYQSKGYAHKATAEELKGTPSHAVWYLPLNVVLNPRKPDKTRLIWDAAASVRVSR; encoded by the coding sequence ATGCCCCCGAAACCCAAGCCGGTTGTTCCAGCCGACTGCGTAGTCTGCGGCGAAGCGAAGGGTGACGACGTTGAGACGGTGGAGTGCGAAGCTTGCCGGCTTTGGGCACATTTAGCGTGCGCTGgagaatcgggaaaagttgagaACTACTTTTGCCCGAAGTGTTCTCAGTCGCTGCAGGTGCCAAAGACCCGGAAGAACGCCAAGAAGCCGAAGAGCGATGCGGGCACTACTTCCGGCGCTGCTGACCTGCCGAAGGACGTGCTGGAACAGTTGGAGTTGGAACGAGTGGAGCGGGAGAAGAAGTTGGCCCAGGAGGTGATGATCCGTATGAAGCGGATCGAGATGGAGAAGGTTTTTGCCGAGCAGGAGCTCCGGATGGAAAGAGAGTTGCAGGAGAGGGAGTTTACGGCGGCGAACGAGGTGCGCGCGCTGAAGCTCAAGATGGAGCAGGAGTTTTTAGATAGGCAGAAGGCTGCGGAGGAAGAGTTCCTCGCGAAGCAGAAGGAGATGAAGAAGCTCATCAACAAGAGCAAGCAGAAGCTGGAGAAGGCCGCGGTGGATCCACCGGCTGGCAAGGGCGAGGGAGCGGGCGCGGGCTCGACAGACACTCCGAAGGGGATTTTAGGAAAGCCGAAGATACCCGTCCCCAAACTCAGCGATTCCGATCCCGACAGCAGTGGTGATGAGAGCGACGAGAAGGAGGACCCGACGACACCGGTTTCCGGATCGCGCGAGGTCTCTGACGGGCCGGGGAAACCGGCCACGAAGTTGACGAAGGAGCAGTTGGCGGCTAGACAAGCCATGTCGCGACATCTGCCGAAGTTCTCCGGGGAGCCGGAGGTGTGGCCTCTCTTCATAAGCAGCTTCAAGTACACCACTGAAGCCTGCGAATTCACGAACGTAGACAACTTGAAGAGGTTGGTGGATTGTCTCGAAGGGCCAGCGCTGACGTTGGTGCAGGGTCGGCTCGTGCTGCCGGATGCGGTGCCGGATGTCATCGAAGACTTGCGACACATGTTTGGCCGGCCGGAGAAGCTGCTTCGGGCGCTTTTGCAGAAGGTCCGGAACGCGCCAGCTCCCACAAGCGAAAATCTTGACACGTTCATCCATTTCGGGATCACCATCAAGCAACTGTGTGATCACCTGGAAGTGTCGGGCATGAAAGACCATCTGAACAACCCGATGCTGGTCCAGGAGCTGGTTGAAAGGTTACCGACAAGTCATCAGCTCGACTGGGTGCGCTACAGGCGAGGAAAGGTCAACACTCCGCTGAGAATGCTGTCCGACTTTTTGTCGGAACTGGTCGAGGACGTGTCGGAGGTGGCCGAGTTTGCGGCGCTCTCGCTTCAGGAGCCGACGAAAGCACACGGCGGAAAGGGCAAGCGGAACGAGTTCGTGCACCTGCACGAAGCGACGAAAGAGAAAGCGGCGGGAGGCAGAACGAGCATGGCTTGCTACgtttgtaaacaaaccaacCACTTGATACGGAACTGTAGCGAGTTCAGAGGAATGCGGGTGCCTGAGCGCATGAAGACCGTGGAGCGCTTGAAGCTGTGTACGGTGTGTTTTAGCAGCCATGGCAACAGCGCGTGCCATTCGAAGATGCGCTGCCAGATCGGAAATTGTCGTGAGCAACATCATCCGCTACTTCACCGCGAGGAAACTGCGAGGCAGTTCCAACGGGTTGACTGCAACACGCACAAGGTCGACGGCGGGGTGATTTTCCGGACAATTCCGATCACCATGTACGCGGGGAGCAAGGCGTTCAACACTCTGGCGTTTTTGGACGAAGGATCGTCGAGTACACTCATGGAGGAGTACGTGGCCAACAAGCTGGGATTGCAAGGAAAGCTGGAGCCGCTGGTCGTGTCCTGGACAGCCGAGATCGATCGGCACGAGAACCAATCTCGTCGGGTGAGCCTGACGCTTGCGGCCAGCGGTTCGAGAGAGATGTTCCAGTTGGAGAACGTGCGGACGGTTTCGAAGCTGCAGTTGCCGCAGCAAGATGTAAGATTTGCAGAGGTGCAGAAGCGGTACGGTCATCTGGCGGGCGTACAGGTTGCGGAGCAGGTCAAGGAGAAACCGACCATCTTGATCGGGCTTGACAACATCCATCTCTTCGCGCCGCTGGAATCAAGAGTCGGTCAACAAGGCGAACCGATTGCTGTCCGTTCAAAGCTCGGCTGGACCGTGTACGGACCTGATACACCCAAGCTCATGGAGCATACGTTCCTGAATCTGCATGTCGTCAAGCCGGCCAGTAACCAAGAACTCCACGACATGATGAGGGACCAGTACGTCCTGGATGAAGCTGGTGTTGCGTCGTTTGCGGTGCCGGAGTCTGCCGAAGAACAACGAGCGAAGAAGATCTTGGAGACGACGACGAAGCGCACCGGAGAGCGGTTCGAAACCGGTCTGCTGTGGCGCGAGGACGAGCGGCGATTTCCGGACAGCTACCCGATGGCAACGCAGCGGCTGCAGGCGTTGGAGAGGAAGCTGGACAAGAACCCGGCGTTGAAGCAGAACGTCTGTCAACAGATCGCGGAGTACCAGAGCAAGGGGTACGCGCACAAAGCAACGGCCGAGGAGCTGAAGGGGACGCCCAGCCACGCCGTTTGGTATCTGCCACTGAACGTCGTCCTGAACCCTCGGAAGCCGGACAAGACAAGACTGATTTGGGACGCGGCGGCGTCGGTGCGGGTGTCTCGCTGA
- the LOC6046872 gene encoding vacuolar protein sorting-associated protein 33A — protein sequence MFTHLSGGRANIQLIQEAAVRELVEILDRCEGTKAIIWDESLGGPVGLVARYTFLKEHHVTKMYPLRPEPWTDIDVKNIIFITRPNQTLMDYIANNIHEEERKKKISRKEYYLYFLPKKSFLCEKRLQVKGVHGSLAHIGEFRCDFFPFDNDLLSMELKDAYRDLYLEGDTSSLHQSACALIALQKLFGRIPKVYGKGSCAQRVWELTKTMADEDETVLNSDKGVVDQMIILDRSIDLMSVLATQLTYEGLIDEIFGINNTTVNLPSETFNTGEGFTVERNTEKSQFILNSKEQLYAELRDKNFNAVGAVLSRLAKSIRSRANENHGEKSIQELKKFVESLPHIKANEQSLATHTKIAELIKEVISSDSFLDELGCEQEFMMCADVDKPNPFIEDLIAKQAPLRNVLRLMCMQSIAGSGLKPKVLEYYKRELVQVYGLSTLLTIGNLEKAGLLKPQTGTRTYAVLRKTLNLTAENPEEVSPKDITYVHSIYAPLSIRIVEQHLKPNGWQSLNDVLSCLPGPTFEDFQPAMALNSRRGSFTSEISQSDIPRVIVVCFVGGCTFAEISALRFLAQQDENNVEFVVCTTKLINKNSFLDTFIEKY from the exons ATGTTCACACACCTGTCCGGGGGCCGTGCCAACATCCAGCTCATCCAGGAGGCGGCCGTCCGCGAGCTGGTCGAGATACTGGACCGCTGCGAGGGAACCAAGGCCATCATCTGGGACGAATCGCTGGGTGGGCCGGTGGGGCTGGTTGCGCGATACACTTTCCTGAAAGAGCACCACGTCACGAAGATGTACCCGCTGCGGCCGGAACCGTGGACCGACATCGACGTGAAGAACATTATCTTCATCACACGGCCCAACCAGACGCTGATGGATTACATCGCCAACAACATTCACGAGGAGGAGCGCAAGAAGAAAA TTTCCCGCAAGGAGTACTACCTATACTTTCTGCCTAAAAAGTCCTTCCTGTGTGAGAAGCGACTTCAGGTGAAGGGCGTGCACGGCAGCTTGGCGCACATTGGCGAGTTCCGGTGCGACTTTTTCCCCTTCGACAACGATCTGCTGTCGATGGAACTGAAGGATGCCTACCGGGATCTGTACCTTGAGGGGGACACTTCTAGCTTGCATCAGTCAGCATGCGCGTTGATTGCTCTGCAGAAGCTTTTCGGTCGAATTCCGAAAGTTTACGGAAAGGGAAGCTGTGCGCAGCGTGTTTGGGAACTGACCAAAACCATGGCCGATGAGGACGAAACTGTGCTCAACAGCGACAAGGGGGTCGTTGATCAGATGATCATTCTGGACCGGTCGATTGACCTGATGAGCGTGCTGGCCACGCAGCTCACGTACGAAGGGCTGATCGACGAGATCTTTGGCATTAACAACACGACAGTTAATCTGCCCTCGGAAACGTTCAACACTGGCGAAGGTTTCACCGTCGAGCGGaacactgaaaaaagtcaattcaTTCTGAACTCCAAAGAACAGCTGTACGCCGAACTGCGCGACAAAAACTTCAACGCCGTAGGAGCCGTGCTATCGCGGCTGGCCAAATCAATCCGCTCCCGTGCAAACGAAAATCACGGTGAAAAGTCCATCCAAGAGCTCAAAAAGTTCGTCGAAAGCCTGCCCCACATCAAAGCGAACGAGCAATCGCTGGCAACGCACACCAAAATTGCCGAACTCATAAAAGAGGTCATTTCCTCCGACTCGTTTCTCGACGAACTGGGCTGCGAACAAGAGTTCATGATGTGTGCCGACGTAGACAAACCCAACCCgttcattgaagatctgatcgCGAAGCAAGCACCCCTACGCAACGTACTTCGTCTAATGTGCATGCAGTCGATAGCCGGATCCGGCCTCAAACCCAAAGTGCTCGAATACTACAAACGCGAACTGGTCCAGGTGTACGGCCTATCAACCCTCCTAACCATCGGTAACCTAGAAAAGGCAGGCCTCCTCAAGCCCCAAACCGGCACCCGCACGTACGCCGTCCTGCGTAAAACCCTCAACCTAACAGCGGAGAATCCCGAAGAAGTGTCCCCAAAAGACATCACGTACGTGCACAGCATTTACGCCCCCCTCTCGATCCGGATCGTCGAGCAGCACCTCAAACCGAACGGCTGGCAGTCGCTGAATGACGTCCTGTCCTGCCTTCCCGGGCCAACCTTCGAGGACTTTCAACCCGCGATGGCGCTCAACAGTCGCCGCGGCTCGTTCACGTCGGAGATTTCCCAATCGGACATTCCGCGCGTCATCGTGGTGTGCTTCGTCGGGGGCTGCACGTTTGCGGAGATTTCGGCGCTGCGATTCCTGGCCCAGCAGGACGAGAACAACGTGGAGTTTGTGGTTTGCACGACCAAACTGATTAACAAGAACAGCTTTCTGGATACTTTTATCGAGAAGTATTAG